The nucleotide sequence ATACAATTACTGTAGATAGTGAAAAAGGAGGCGTTGTCTCAAATAAATAATACTAATTAGTATCATTTCTAAAATAAAAAAAGCTCTAAATGAATTGTTTAGAGCTTTTTTCATATATTTAGATTATGGCAGATGGTTTAAAAATGATACTTGCAATGGTTCTTTTTTTTGGAGCTATGTATTTATATTCTTGGATGCCAGAGATTCTTGAGGCGCGAAGAAAAAAAAAGCGAGAAAAAGATAAGCTTCAAAAATTAGCAAATAGAGAGGCTGAAAAACTTGAACTACAAAAATTAAGAGAAGAGAAATTTCAAACCCTTGAAGAAAGGCGTTTAAAGATTAAAGAACATTTTGAATGGCTTGAAAAAATGAATACAAAAATCAAACAGATTAAAAATAAATAAAGATCTTACAGCATTATAAGACTTTTTTATTTACTAAAAATCCAAAACTGAATTATAAACGTAAATAGTATTAGTTATTTACATATCGATAGTTTGTCGATTAAATAATCATATTTTTAAAAACTAAATTAAATCACTAAAAATCACTAAAATGAGAAAATTATTTCTAAGTACTGCATTTGTTTTAGCATTAGGCTTAACATTTACGTCTTGTAAAGACAAAAAAGCTTCAGAGGAAGTTGAAGAAACTATGACAGAAGTTGTTGAAAACACTAAAGACGTAGTTGAGGAAACTGAAGACGCTGTAGCTAAAGCAAAAAAAGCAGGTAACGAACTTGTAGAAAATGCAGAAAAAGCATTAGCAGAAGCTCAAGAAGCTGCAAAAAATGCAGTAGGAGATGCTAAAATAGCTGCTGACAAAAAAGTTGAAGAAGCTAAACAAGCATTAGAAGAGTTAAAAGCACTTTCTATGGAATCTGTTGAAAAGGCAAAAGATGTAGTAGAAGACGCTAAAAAAGATGCTAACAAAGCAGCTGATATGATAAAAAACTAGAACTTATTTAAAGTTCAAATTTTGTAAAGCTCTAGAAATTCTAGAGCTTTTTTAATTAATTATTGTAAGCCTTTTCTATTACATCTAAAAATGTTTCTACTGGTTGGGCTCCAGATAAACTATACTTATTATTGAATATAAAAAAAGGTACTCCAGAGACACCAACCTCTTTAGCTTTTATTTGATCATTAAATACTTCGTTTTTTAGTTTTTTACTCTTTAAACCTTCTAATACATTATTAATACTTAACCCAAGAACTCCCCCAATACTTAACAAAGTATTAGTACTATCAATATTTTTTCCTTCACATAAGTAAGCTTTAAATAATAATTCTTTGGCTTCATTTTGTTTATTTATTGTCTTAGCCAAGTGTATTAGTTTATGAGCATTAAATGAGTTAGCTACAACAACTTTATCTAAATTAAATTCTAGATTAACTTCTTTTGCCATATTTTCTGCATGAGTAAATAAATCTGTTATTTGTTGCTTATTAGCTCCTTTGTTTACATAGTAATCTATTAAGTTTATATCTATATTGGTTTGAAGGTTTGAATCTAATTCAAAACTTTTCCATTCAACAATAATTTTATCTTCATTGTTGTTGAATTGTGAAATAGCATCCTCTAATTTCCTTTTTGCTATATAGCAAAAAGGGCATCTAATATCTGACCATACAGAAATTGTCATATAAATATTATTTTTTAGTTACTGTTGCTTTATCGTTAATGCTCCTGATGGACATTGAGAAACTTGGTTTATAATATCTTCTTTAGAAGCACAATCTGTATGTACCCAAGGAGTTTCTCCTGGTCTGTATACGTTAGGCAATAATTTCACACAATAACCAGCATGTACACATTTGGTAGCATCCCAAAGAACAGTAATATCTTCCTTTTTAAATTCTTCCATTGTATTTCTTTAGATTTTTAAAGTTAAGGGCTTATTAGTGTTAATAAGCCCTTGGTTGCAGATGAGTATAAAAAACTCACCACCCTAATTAAACTATACTTAAACTAGCTACCATCTTTACTTTATTAGCCATTGTTGCGTAATTAGGAGAAAATTTAATGACTTCGTTAGCTGCTTCTTGATATTGAGTTTCTGTTCCATTTCCTTTTACTGAAAATGCGTACTCAACAGTATCAAAACCAACTGGAGATGTTTCGTTGATGCCCAAGAAACCTTGAAGATCTAATCCTGACTTTATGTCTAACGTAACAGATTCCAATTCTATTCCTTTAATAGAACACATAGCCACAAAAGTAACCATCATACAACCAGATAATCCTCCTAACATATAATCTTGAGGCGTTGGTGCAGAATGTGCTCCCAATAATTGTTCTGGTTCATCAATGGTAAAAGAAAAATCATGAGGAATAGTTTCATCACCTAAAATAAGGTTGTTTGTTTTTACTCCTACTTTAGTGCCACCCATCCAAGTAGCCTTTATGCCTCCATTGTACATTCCTTTTTTTGCGTCTTGCTCTACAGTCGCTTTATAGGCTCCTAATGCTTCTAAATTTAATCCGTTAATCATGTTTTTATTTTTAAGTGTTAATTATTAGCTCAAATAACCATTGTCAATTAATTGTTTTTGTACTTCCATATACGTTTCTGCGTATAATTTATCTACTTCTTTCATAGATAAGAACTCGTTAGAGAATTCTGGTTTTTCTGGATCTATCATTAATTTAATAGACTGTAAAAAATGACCTATCAACTCTTTAGGGTTTTCATTACCTACTGATACACGCATGGTTGTTTTATGTATACCTGCATCCAATAAGGCTTCTTTATTCAATTCTGAATGTGATGTGAAGGCAGGACATAAAAGTGTCGTATTAATTTGCCCTAAACTTACCTGAAGACCATAAGCTGGTGCTAATGCATCAAAGAACATTTTAAATGCCTTGTCCGATATTTTTGCGTTCTCAAAATCAATAGTGAACAAAGGTGCAGCTAATTGATATTTGCTAATTTTCTTCATAATTGCATTGTTGTGGTTTCCTTCCAGTCCACTACAATGTACTGTTACTCCAGGGTTAGAGTCAAAAAAATTAGCAAGCACTAATGTATTTACACATTTTTGAGCCATTCTTAAACTCAATGTTTTTAATCCAGATAATACTTCAAAAGCAGTATCAGAATTTAAGAAAGCGCCTTTCACATAGTATACATTCCAAAAAAGAGTTTCATCCCAGTTAATACCATTTTTCTTCTCACCTTTAGGCAAGAACATCAAGTCATTTTTAGCAATAATGCCTGCTGCAATAGCATTACCAGAACCAGTAATATCTTTCGTGTAACTATGAAATAAATAGTCAGGTCGAAGTTGTTCGTCTTCGTGCTGTAGAGGCTTAATTAGAAAAGGTGTAGCAACCGTTCCGTCTAAAACTACAGTTGCTCCATGTTGTTTAGAGAATTTACAAATAGCAGGAACATCTAACATATAACCATGTGGATTACAAGGAGATTCCATATATACGTGTAATTTGTTGCCAGAAGAAAGAATGTCCTTATAATCTTCTTTTGCTTTTTCAAGTACAGGTTTGAAATCTTCTACTGAGTAACCATCAAACCAAACTATTTTGATGCCGAATTTATTCTTTTTAGCAAAAAAATCTTCAATTAATTGATATACGCCACCATACACGTTTCTTGAAAGTACAAGTACATCTCCATAATTCAATATGTTACTCAACAATGCATCAACAGCTGCCATACCACTATTAAAGTTCCAAGCGGTATAATCATCGGCATATTTTCCTGCTTCTATATGTACAATCTGTTGTGAAAGTGCCATAGAAGTTGGGTTTAATAATCTTGAATAGATGTGGTGAATAGATTCTTTACCATTGAATGCATCATCAACCCACTCCGTACAAGAATAATCATATGTAGACGTACGAGCAATTACTGGAGTTGCAGAAAATAATGCTGCAATATTATTAGTTAAAGGAAATGGTCCTTTAGCCTGCAAAGTTTCGTCTGATTGACCTAAAGACTGATAAGTTTTGTTTAATGGCCCTTGTAATGTCTCTAGTACTTTGGCTATTTGAAAAGACAAAAAACGCTTTGCATTAAAATAGGCTACTTTTTCTCCTTGATCTAGTTTAGAAATAGTATTACTAGTTATTTCCTGCAACTTGGTAATATCGGACTGTGCGTTGTAAATATCAATGGCAGCACTTTTAAGTGCTTTACCATAATCGCTATTGGCATCTATGCTAAAATGCTCTAATTGCTCTGCTGCTAAAGCTTCTATAGTAGTTACTGTAGAAGATTTTCTCCTTGGAGATAAAATTTTGGAATTTGTTATATCACTCATAATCTATTTGTTATTTAAATTAAAACATACAATTTTGGTTGTGGTCATTTCTTTAATGGCTGATGCAACACCCTCTCTACCAATACCACTTTGCTTAATACCTCCAAAAGGCATCATATCTATTCTGTAATCTGATGTATCATTAACCATAACACCACCACATTGTATTTGCTCTGTTGCTTTAAAAGCCATATTAACATTATTAGTAAAAATGCCAGCATGTAATCCGTAAGGCGAATCGTTACATGCTTTAATACCTTCTTCTAGGGTTTTTATTTTAGACAATGTTGCTACTGGTCCAAAAATTTCTTTTTTACCATTTAGTGGGTTATCAAAATTCCCTTCTAAAATGGTAGGTTCAAAAACATTATTTATTCTATTACCGCCTTGTAAAACAGTGTATCCTGAAGTCTTAAGCTCTTCTATTGATGTTTCAATTTCTTCTATGGCGTGATTAGAAATAATTGGTCCCATATCTGTGGTTTCATCTTCTGGATTTCCAATTTTTAC is from Pontimicrobium sp. SW4 and encodes:
- a CDS encoding DsbA family oxidoreductase, producing MTISVWSDIRCPFCYIAKRKLEDAISQFNNNEDKIIVEWKSFELDSNLQTNIDINLIDYYVNKGANKQQITDLFTHAENMAKEVNLEFNLDKVVVANSFNAHKLIHLAKTINKQNEAKELLFKAYLCEGKNIDSTNTLLSIGGVLGLSINNVLEGLKSKKLKNEVFNDQIKAKEVGVSGVPFFIFNNKYSLSGAQPVETFLDVIEKAYNN
- a CDS encoding (4Fe-4S)-binding protein, coding for MEEFKKEDITVLWDATKCVHAGYCVKLLPNVYRPGETPWVHTDCASKEDIINQVSQCPSGALTIKQQ
- a CDS encoding OsmC family protein, with the protein product MINGLNLEALGAYKATVEQDAKKGMYNGGIKATWMGGTKVGVKTNNLILGDETIPHDFSFTIDEPEQLLGAHSAPTPQDYMLGGLSGCMMVTFVAMCSIKGIELESVTLDIKSGLDLQGFLGINETSPVGFDTVEYAFSVKGNGTETQYQEAANEVIKFSPNYATMANKVKMVASLSIV
- a CDS encoding PLP-dependent transferase; the protein is MSDITNSKILSPRRKSSTVTTIEALAAEQLEHFSIDANSDYGKALKSAAIDIYNAQSDITKLQEITSNTISKLDQGEKVAYFNAKRFLSFQIAKVLETLQGPLNKTYQSLGQSDETLQAKGPFPLTNNIAALFSATPVIARTSTYDYSCTEWVDDAFNGKESIHHIYSRLLNPTSMALSQQIVHIEAGKYADDYTAWNFNSGMAAVDALLSNILNYGDVLVLSRNVYGGVYQLIEDFFAKKNKFGIKIVWFDGYSVEDFKPVLEKAKEDYKDILSSGNKLHVYMESPCNPHGYMLDVPAICKFSKQHGATVVLDGTVATPFLIKPLQHEDEQLRPDYLFHSYTKDITGSGNAIAAGIIAKNDLMFLPKGEKKNGINWDETLFWNVYYVKGAFLNSDTAFEVLSGLKTLSLRMAQKCVNTLVLANFFDSNPGVTVHCSGLEGNHNNAIMKKISKYQLAAPLFTIDFENAKISDKAFKMFFDALAPAYGLQVSLGQINTTLLCPAFTSHSELNKEALLDAGIHKTTMRVSVGNENPKELIGHFLQSIKLMIDPEKPEFSNEFLSMKEVDKLYAETYMEVQKQLIDNGYLS